The Vigna unguiculata cultivar IT97K-499-35 chromosome 6, ASM411807v1, whole genome shotgun sequence genome contains a region encoding:
- the LOC114188371 gene encoding uncharacterized protein LOC114188371 → MDERPYNDLCCFFSMARKGKKVGKKQDFDEEDRVRLINFVDTKHIVEINNVLTDGHRRRIGVTPFKWCLELERSVDICSPLLVELLRRWDDGEQSFHIWKHLVPLSVVDVCLGLGLGVVGEEVQFDAYACGLVGSLFCGQTICIKGITNMIRSVIGTEHDDVDIVCRLYILLCFAVWYFPRNSKVICNMPFGILDDIDSLVKFNWGSAVHSFLVNSLSRAYGVHSQKKNDHNITLAGSVVVLQIWAFERLGLGADDRDIVFPRILRWPSLKLRTSSIERLFIEPNLIFDWALTEEDQSNELVRVALNLTGVSEGGQEPGVSNTGDVWLKKIHSNEIEIMEIKKRLKILEDEVFSRNESHPVEKDNVCDDKGQTSDCNTEKNADVSDHEVGEDVGEDFGALHQHEGHANEGNTAVDIFDDSGVENEAEVGGDGNGKSPTLHDVPDNIDKDNPVHDVHCAELLAIVPWVAPSQGNCGIGGRVDVVKLYRTVTRVDCPYRIVAVINGQILSTHDCMGFRPMGYVCNMAVMFGCNLLMHNERKLHQHVRMIVLHPMYTTSVVHDSNQRIAKRRVWKLSDYNMFFSSNLVSMKEILTAEFLFAPIVHDDHWWCYAVKLDTMEFFVLDSLGHNRKKRTRIDNSVARNMETFLSFLLNCKEDNKPSFEIRHALTPIQPNLHDCGVIVLKFIELWDGSPKFNGNCMPEYTTEDLQQIRQNLICEWILHDDNQNREEVLVYYDLYLRQ, encoded by the exons ATGGATGAAAGGCCATATAATGATCTGT GTTGTTTTTTCAGCATGGCTCGAAAGGGGAAAAAGGTTGGGAAAAAACAAGACTTCGATGAAGAAGACAGG GTCCGGCTGATAAATTTTGTGGACACAAAGCACATTGTGGAGATAAACAATGTGTTGACTGATGGACACCGGAGACGTATTGGAGTCACCCCTTTCAAATGGTGTCTGGAGTTAGAGAGGTCTGTAGATATCTGCAGTCCTCTATTAGTTGAGCTACTTAGGCGATGGGATGACGGTGAACAATCGTTTCACATATGGAAGCATCTTGTACCTTTATCTGTTGTTGATGTATGTTTAGGTCTGGGGTTaggtgttgttggtgaagaagtaCAATTTGATGCATATGCATGTGGGTTAGTTGGTTCACTCTTTTGTGGTCAAACAATTTGTATTAAAGGTATAACAAACATGATTAGGAGTGTAATAGGAACCGAGCATGATGATGTAGATATTGTTTGTCGTCTGTATATATTGTTGTGCTTTGCCGTCTGGTATTTTCCTAGGAATTCAAAAGTTATTTGCAATATGCCTTTTGGAATATTAGATGATATTGATAGTTTGGTTAAGTTCAATTGGGGGAGTGCAGTGCACAGTTTTTTGGTTAACTCATTAAGTCGTGCTTATGGGGTTCATAGCCAGAAAAAAAATGACCACAACATCACGTTGGCAGGGTCAGTTGTGGTTTTGCAG ATTTGGGCTTTTGAGAGGTTAGGATTGGGAGCAGATGATAGGGACATAGTGTTCCCTAGAATTTTACGATGGCCAAGTCTGAAGTTAAGGACTTCAAGCATCGAGAGGCTATTCATTGAACCGAat TTGATTTTCGATTGGGCTTTGACTGAGGAAGATCAAAGTAATGAACTTGTTAGGGTGGCTTTAAATCTTACAGGCGTTAGTGAAGGTGGTCAAGAACCTGGGGTTTCCAATACGGGTgatgtttggttaaaaaaaattcacagcAATGAGATTGAAATAATGGAGATAAAGAAAAGATTGAAGATTTTGGAGGATGAGGTCTTTAGTAGGAATGAAAGTCATCCCGTTGAAAAGGATAATGTTTGTGATGATAAGGGCCAAACTTCAGATTGCAATACAGAAAAAAATGCAGACGTAAGCGATCATGAAGTGGGTGAAGATGTGGGTGAAGATTTTGGTGCACTTCATCAACATGAAGGTCATGCAAATGAAGGTAACACGGCGGTGGATATTTTTGATGACAGTGGAGTTGAGAATGAAGCCGAAGTTGGTGGGGATGGAAATGGAAAGTCACCAACTTTGCATGACGTGCCTGATAATATTGATAAAGACAACCCAGTTCATGATGTCCATTGTGCTGAATTGTTGGCAATTGTACCATGGGTTGCGCCCAGTCAAGGAAACTGCGGTATCGGAGGGCGTGTTGATGTGGTTAAGCTTTACCGGACGGTTACTCGGGTAGATTGTCCTTATAG GATTGTTGCGGTGATAAATGGTCAAATATTGTCCACACATGATTGTATGGGTTTTCGACCAATGGGTTATGTTTGCAATAtg GCAGTTATGTTTGGATGTAACCTCTTGATGCATAATGAAAGGAAGTTGCATCAACATGTGCGAATGATTGTTTTACATCCAATGTATACG ACATCGGTTGTTCACGATAGTAATCAGAGAATCGCAAAGAGACGTGTTTGGAAGTTAAGCGATTACAACATGTTCTTTTCTTCCAATTTGGTTAGCATGAAAGAAATCTTAACTGCTGAATTT TTGTTTGCTCCAATTGTACACGATGACCATTGGTGGTGTTATGCCGTCAAATTGGACACAATGGAATTCTTTGTGCTTGATTCTCTAGGACACAATCGAAAGAAACGAACGAGGATCGACAATAGTGTG GCCCGTAACATGGAAACGTTTCTTTCGTTTTTGTTAAATTGTAAGGAGGACAACAAGCCATCGTTTGAAATCCGACATGCTTTGACCCCCATTCAACCAAACCT GCATGATTGTGGAGTGAtcgttttaaaatttattgagctGTGGGATGGTAGTCCCAAATTTAATGGGAATTGCATGCCAGAATACACCACT GAGGACCTTCAACAAATACGGCAAAATTTGATTTGTGAATGGATTCTACATGATGATAACCAGAACAGAGAAGAAGTACTTGTGTACTATGATCTTTACCTTAGACAGTAG